The Candidatus Thorarchaeota archaeon genome contains the following window.
AGCAGCCACTCCTCTTGGAATACGGACTCCATCTCGGCTGCATCGGTGAGCTTCTCACCGGTGATTCCGTCGACAAGTGTCTTTGTCCTGATGACTATCTTTCGGTCCTTTGCGAGTATGCCTGTGATGAACTCGAGCACGTTCTGCATGAGGTCTCTCTGTGCAACCACTCTGTCGGCGATGCCAATCCTCAGAGCCTCTTCGGCCGTCACGGTCCGCCCAGTGAGGAGTATGTCCTTTGCTCGTGCAGGCCCAACGAGTTGCACGAGATTCGATGTGGCTCCTGAACCGGGGAATATGCTGAGGTCCACCTCTGGGAGTCTGAATGCGGCATTGTCTGTGAAGAATCTAAAGTCGCATGCCGAGGCCAGCATCGCTCCAAAGCCTATTGCGTAACCATTGACCGCTGCCACGGTGATGGAGTTCCTCGCAAACCTGATCATCCTTATCGTCTCTTCCAGGAGCTTGAAAAAGCCCTGCCGTGCTTCTCCTGAGAGCCCTCTGACCATCTCCATGTCAAACCCTGCAGAGAATGCCCTCTCTCCTGCACCCGTGAATACAATCGCGACGACTTCCTTGTCGTTGAGTAGCCCCGCAACGCGCTCCTCAAAGGACACAAGCATTTCCTTTGTGACCGAGTTCAGCTTCTCCGGACGGGAGATTGTCACTATTGCAATCTGGTTCTTGGTCTCGACTCTTATCTCTCCATTCATCTGTGGTTCTCCCTGTCATGTTGATTCATCTGCATCCCAGTCGTTCATATAGGCTTTGTCCAGATGCAGACTCCTGTGGGAACCACGTCACGCGTGAAGCCCGATTGCTGCATCAACTGACCTGTCCAATCATGGGCATCAGTGGCCCGTCTTCATGTCGGGCTCGGCCGTGCTGCCACGGGTTAGCAGCAGCTGTCCAGAAGTGGGACGGTCTTGGACATCGCTGCGTGATGCTATATACCTCCGTGTGGGGACGGAGAGCTCGAGGTCGGCTCGACACCTCACGAGACCTCGAGGAGTGAACCCAGTACCGTCTTCTGGGTGTGACAGGACTCCTGTGTCCAACTCTATGCAACTGAGAATGAACGGTCATGGTCACGATGAGAGTGGACTCTCAGGTGTTCTCACGACTTGGACTTGCAGGCGTCGCACTCTTCGTCAACGTGTTCACAGTGGCTTCGGTGGATGTCGCACAGTGCCCCGGAATCTCTGAGGAGCCTGATGATTCTGTTGATCTCTCTGGTCATGGTCTCGTAGAGTTCCTTCATCTCTGCCTTCTTGTCCCATGCGGCAATCATTGTCTCCGCTGCCCTCTCAATCTCGGGAAGTATCTCCCTCGGAATGGTTATCTGGTCACCACGAGACCTGCTGGACTTCTCAAGCTTGTACTGGGTGATGGCCGGTTCCGTGACTCCCAGCATACTTGCTATCTGCTTCTGTGCTATGCCCTTCTCAATCATCACCTTAGTGAGCTCTCGGCGGATGGCCGGCAGTACATACCAGACCTCGACCTCCTGAGGCATTAGCCATGTCCTTTTCTTCTTCTCCTTCAGTGGACCCCGTGCCCTCTTTCCTTCCCCCTGTTTCCGTGCTGCCGACATGTCATTCACCTAAACGATAGTAAAGGACTTGACATATAAGGATGGCGGCCTGTCTCGCCCTGTCGAAAGAGCCGCGAGTTTTACATTCTGAGTAATGAAGAGGAACGTAGGAAAGACCGTGGAAATGAAAGTGGAAGAGACCCCACTGATGCCGATTCCTGAATCGCACCTGACCGGGGGGCATCAGTGGTCCCCCCGGCCACTGTTTCACTCATCTGAGCGGAGCGGCTCTACGAGCGAGCTCTAGTGCCTTTGCCTTTGCCTTGCCCGCTGCTCCGTGGTTTCCCGTCAATGTCAGGGCATCTGCCGCCTTCTCCAGTCGTGCAGCATCACGATCCTCAAGCTCCACCATCTTGATCAGGACCGACGCCGCTCTCTCCATATGTCCCTCCTTCACGAGGGCCAGTCCGAAGTACAGGAGTGCTTCAGGCGAGTCCGGGTTCATTGTCAGGGCCTGCAAGAGCGCCCTACCAGCTTCTCTGTTCTGCCCTATCTCATAGTAAGACCTGCCCAGGGCGACCCAAGCTTGGAACTTGCCCTTGTCGAACTGAGTGTATCGCGAGAGTATTGTGGCCGCATCTGAGAACTCATGATCTGCATACGCACACATACCCCTTCCGTAGAGTACTTCCTTTGTGACGAATCCCTCGTTTGCAAGACCTTCGAGAAACTGCTTGGCCTCCTTGAACTTCTTCATCTCGACGAGCGCCAGCGCCAGACCGACGCGGGCTTGAACATTGGACTCGTCAAGCGCAAGCGCCTGTCGGTAGGATACCTCTGCATCACGGAACATACCCCGCTTCATTGAGACGTCACCCAGAGTCACTAGCTTGTCTAGTTTCTCAGACTGCTCTGTTCGTTCAGACTTCAAGACTGGTGTCATAATGGTGCCTGTGCCAGGAGCACTCCGCGGTGACTGGTCGTCTGGCATTCTTGGCGTTTTAGTCTCTGCCAGTGGTTGGCACCAGGTTGACTCGCGTGGTTGCTCCACTGAAGTGGGCTGCTTGCTTGAGGCTTGTCGAGATGGCGATGGCGCTTGGGACGGCCGGTCCGTCCGTTCAGGCACTGTCTTCCCTGAACCAGTGTCCGCAGGCCCTGCATCTGCTGGCTTTGCCCTTGTTGTCTCAACCGCCTTGAGCCATGTGGTCTCGACAGTCCGTGCTGTTGTGGTTGACCGGCTAGCGGACGAGACCTGTTCAGCGGGTGCATCCCACCTGACGTGTCCCTCCCTCAATTCGGACCGGAGCCGTGGCCATGTCTTCTTCACAGACGGGTCGAGAGCCAGGAGCCTCTTTCCCCACTTCTCCGCGTCGACCTCTCGTCGCATCTTGAGTAGAAGGATGCAGATCTCCGTCAGAGCCTGTCTGTTCATGGGGTCCTTTTCCACGGCCGCGATAAAGGCCTCAAGTGCTTCGTCCGGCTTCGTGTCCTTGAGTTCCATGCCTCTCTTGAGACACGACTCCACATCCATGCCCCCGGTATCGCGGGTGGTTGCGTCCCCAGTGATCTGTCTGTCGGTGCCCATTCCTTCTCCACCTCTTTGCAGGATGAAGATGCCGTCAGACGCTAATTAGGTTTCCTGAGAACGCTGTGGCAACAGATAAATCCAAGACTGAACTGGCTGCGTGACGAGGTTGTCTTGATGAGAGTGCTCCTCACTGGTGCGACCGGGTTCATCGGCCGCCGACTGGCAAGCCGACTGGTAGATGAAGGACACGAAGTGAAGGCCTTGGTGCGAAAGACCAGTGATAGAAGTGGTCTTCCCCAGAGTGTAGAGCTGAGAGAAGGAGACCTGCTTGACGTTGAGCAGCTTGAGGCAGCTACCAAAGGTGTGGACGCGGTCATGCACCTTGCCGCCTACTTCGACTTCTATCCGAGTGATGTACCACTCCTGTACCGCGTCAATGTCGATGGGACGCGCAACCTCATGAATGCATGTGTGGGCACGGATGTAGAACGCTTCATCTACTGCTCCACGACAGAAGTGATTGGTCCTGTGAGGTCTCCACCGGGCAACGAGGAGTCCGAGCTGAGACCTGCCTTCGACTACTCAAAGAGCAAGGTGATGGCTGAGGCGCTGGTACGAGAGATAACCTCTGATACAGGTCTGGCCCATGTCATCCTGCGTCCGACGGGTGTGATGGGTGAGGGCGACCTGTACACTGCGTACGAGTTGATAAAGGCCCTGAACGACGGCGAGGTGCCCATCCTGCCGGGGGATGGCGAGAAGCACATCATGTACACACATGTTGACGACATAGTCGATGGGTTTGCGAAGGCCTTGACTTCGGAGGGCGCGCTCAACACGACGATGATCCTCTGTCCGGACGCACCGATGAAATACAAGGAGCTGGTGGAGTTTGTGTGTGAGACACTCGGTGTCAAAGCACCGAAGCGGAGCGTCCCCACATCACTCGCCAAGATTGGTATCGGGTTGATGAGCCCCATCAAGAACAGGCACAGGACCACCTTTCTCTGGCACATGCAGACGGTGCAGAGCATGGACGAGGACCGGTGGTACTCGAACGAGAGGGCAAAGCGAGTCCTCGGCTGGTCCCCGAAGCTGACAATGCAGGAGGGCATCAAGCGCTCAATCGAGTGGTACTACGCCAATGGTCATCTTGTACGGAGGAAGTAAGAGTTGGACGGAGCACTGGCGTTTCTGCTGATAGTAGCACCCATCATCCTGGCCTTTCTGATGCTGGCAGTATGGAAGAAGGCTGCGGACACGACGGGTGTTGTGGTGTGGCTTGTGACCGTTATCATTGCGGTGGCTGCGTTCCAGACCGACGTGGGCGTCGCCCTCATCGCGAGTCTTGCAGGAATAATACGTTCGTTCCCCATCTCGCTTATGGTTCTCACCTCGATATTGATGATGACCTACATGCAAGAAGTCGGTGCCCTGCAGAGGCTCATCGTCTTCTTCAAGACACTGGGCGGTGGTAGCAAGCCGATGCAGATCATGGTGATAAGTCTGGGTCTGGGTCTCTTCCTGGTAGGAATCGGCGCGACCCCGGTCTCCATGCTGCCTCCAGTGATGCTGGCAATGGGGTTCAGTCCGTTGGTTGCGGTTGCTCTGCCTGCAATCGGATATGACCCGCTGACGACCTTCGCACTGCTAGCAGTACCAGCTGTTGTCTTCAGAGATGTCTACTCAGCTGTGTCCGGAACGGAAGTGACACTATGGGAGTCTGGTACCGTGTTTGCCTGGTACATGCCCATCGTCACCACAGGTATCGCAATCGCCATGCTCTGGATAGCGGGCGGTCGCAAGCTACTGATGAACCGGGAGGGTATCATGCTCGCCGTCATGAGCGGTGTGACCGCAGGTGGCGTTGCGATCATCATGAACTCCTACTATGTCAATCAGACAACGCTGACGAACGTCTTTGCCGGAGCTGCAGTCCTCGGGGTCCTCTTTGTGTATACGAAACTCCGTCACAGACCGGTCATTGACAGGAGTGTGCTGACGCAGGACGACCTTGCAGTCGAGGCAAGGCTTAGTCTGAGGAGGGCCAGCATCCCGTGGGTGATTCTGGTTGCCCTGTGTCTTGCAACAAACCTCATTGCTCCCGTCAAAGACCTCCTCTTCACACAGCTGGCTCTGCCGGTGACCGTGTTCAGCTACCCTGTGCCAATAAAGACACAGGTGTTATGGCAGGCCTACACGTTGATGTTCATCGCCACAGTCGTGTCCATTCCGTTCTTCAAGAGAGACCGGACAGTCCTGAGAAACACGCTCTCCAAGTTCAGGAAGAGGGCCCCTCGTCCAGTGCTCGCGGCTGCGATATTCTTCGCGATGGCAGAAGTAATGAACTACAGCGGCTACTACATTCTTCCAGCCGGAACATGGGCGGTGAATCTGGACAACAACATGGTCTCCGTGCTTGCGAGGCTTACGTCTCAGACGATTGGGACAGCCTATCCCCTCACAGCAGCCTTTCTCGGACTGCTGGCGGGTTTCGTGTCCGGGTCGGAGACCTCAGCCATTGCGATGTTCACCAAGTACCACTATGAGGCCAGTACCCTCATTGGTGCCAACGCCATGGTGGTGGCTGCCAGCAACGGCATCGGTGGTGGTCTGGCAAGCGTGCTGAGCCCAGCAAAGATTCAGAATGCGGCTGCAGTGATCGATGAGATTGGCATCGAGGGCGAGGTCATCAGGTACGGCGCGGTCGTGGCCATCCTAATGACCGCGGTAGTTGCTATGCTGACATTCCTCATCGCCTTCTCATGATGGAACCGTGTGTGGGTCGTCTCGAAGCGCACTCAAGAGTCCAAGACACATGCGGTCTCAGGTCTGACTCGACCAGCGCGGATCTCTAGCCCGCCATTGTCTGCCTCTCGGGTCCTTTGCTCCGGTGCATCACGCCGGGACACCTATCTGAGCCATACGGCACATGTGCTGTGCTTCTCGATTGAGAGGCATACTCGCCTGAGCGGGTCGAGAAGGTCCGTCGGGTGGCGCGGGGAGAGGCGCGGACGTGGTGCACGCATTGTCCGAGACAGTCCAATGGGCCGTCGGCAACAAGAAGGGAGTAGGGAGCACCAAGTAGCAGGACTTATCTTGGGGGCTAGTTGACACGAGGGCTACGTCTGAGGTGGGCATATGCGTCTTATGGAGTCCGAGCACATCGGCAGACTTGAGCTTGAGAATCGCCTTGTCATGACTGCGACTCATCTGGGATACTGCCAGGATGGTCTGATACCTCGCAAGATGATTGACTTCTACGCTGAGAGGGCGAAGTACAGGCCCGGCCTCATCATCGTTGGCGGCTGCTACACCGAACACCTCGGTATGAGCACCCCTCACATGATTGGAATCAGCGAGGACCGCCACCTAGACGGTCTGAAGGAGCTCGTGACAACCATTCATGGACTGGGCGTGCCGGTGGCGGCTCAGCTCTACCATGCAGGACGGTATGCTCACTCGCTTGTGCTTGGAGAACAGGCGGTGTCTGCCTCCCCGGTGCCATGCCGTCTCACACATGAGACGCCCAGGGCACTCACTGGTGATGAAGTGAGGCGGACGATTGCCAACTTCGGGGCAGCGGCAGCGCGCGCCAAGACAGCAGGCTTCGATGCAGTCGAGATTCTCGGTTCTGCAGGGTACTTGATCAACCAGTTTCTCGCTGAGGCGACCAACAAGAGAACGGACGAGTACGGTGGGGACTTCAAGCGACGAACGCGGTTTGCGCTCGAGGTGGTATCTTCAGTCCGCAAGGCGGTGGGTAGGTCATATCCAGTCATGTATCGGATGAGCGGCGAGGACTTTGTGGAGGGTGGCCTGACCCTCGAAGACAACAAGACACTCGCACCGATGCTTGAAGGACAAGGTGTGGACGCCATCGATGTCACAGGCGGATGGCACGAGACTCGTGTGCCTCAGATAACGATGGACGTCCCGCGAGGCCACTATGCATACCTGGCAGAGGGAATCGCAGAGTCCGTGAGCATTCCGGTGGTTGCGTGCAACAGAATCAACAGCCTCGGCGTGGCTGAGAGGATACTGTCGAGGGAGAAGGTCCGGCTCATCGGCATGTCGAGAGGGCTCATCGCAGACCCGGAGTTTCCTGAGAAGATACGAAGCGGCAGGGTTGACGAGGTCCGTCCGTGCATAGGATGTAATCAGGGTTGTCTTGACAGAGTCTTTACGCTTGGCCCGGTGACCTGCGCAGTCAATGCCTGCGCTGGCTATGAGAGTTCACGAGCACTGCGTACACCCGGCTCGGGCAACATCGCCGTAGTGGGAAGCGGTCCGGCAGGTCTGGAAGTCAGTCGCGTTCTAAGGCTGCGTGGTTTTGATGTGAGTCTCTTCGAGAGTAAGCGCAGTCTTGGAGGTCTTCTCCGACTGGCTGCAAGAGTCCCGGGTCGAGGTGAATTCGCGGCCTACCTGTCCCACATGGAGCGAGAGATCAGGCGTCTAGGTGTACAGGTTCACTTGGGCAGAGAGGTGACATATCATACGGTCTCAGACTACGACTTCGTCGTATGCGCGACTGGGACTGTGCCTGAGGCACCACCAGTTGAAGG
Protein-coding sequences here:
- a CDS encoding enoyl-CoA hydratase/isomerase family protein encodes the protein MNGEIRVETKNQIAIVTISRPEKLNSVTKEMLVSFEERVAGLLNDKEVVAIVFTGAGERAFSAGFDMEMVRGLSGEARQGFFKLLEETIRMIRFARNSITVAAVNGYAIGFGAMLASACDFRFFTDNAAFRLPEVDLSIFPGSGATSNLVQLVGPARAKDILLTGRTVTAEEALRIGIADRVVAQRDLMQNVLEFITGILAKDRKIVIRTKTLVDGITGEKLTDAAEMESVFQEEWLLESGEDIRRRQKQG
- a CDS encoding L-lactate permease; its protein translation is MDGALAFLLIVAPIILAFLMLAVWKKAADTTGVVVWLVTVIIAVAAFQTDVGVALIASLAGIIRSFPISLMVLTSILMMTYMQEVGALQRLIVFFKTLGGGSKPMQIMVISLGLGLFLVGIGATPVSMLPPVMLAMGFSPLVAVALPAIGYDPLTTFALLAVPAVVFRDVYSAVSGTEVTLWESGTVFAWYMPIVTTGIAIAMLWIAGGRKLLMNREGIMLAVMSGVTAGGVAIIMNSYYVNQTTLTNVFAGAAVLGVLFVYTKLRHRPVIDRSVLTQDDLAVEARLSLRRASIPWVILVALCLATNLIAPVKDLLFTQLALPVTVFSYPVPIKTQVLWQAYTLMFIATVVSIPFFKRDRTVLRNTLSKFRKRAPRPVLAAAIFFAMAEVMNYSGYYILPAGTWAVNLDNNMVSVLARLTSQTIGTAYPLTAAFLGLLAGFVSGSETSAIAMFTKYHYEASTLIGANAMVVAASNGIGGGLASVLSPAKIQNAAAVIDEIGIEGEVIRYGAVVAILMTAVVAMLTFLIAFS
- a CDS encoding FAD-dependent oxidoreductase — protein: MRLMESEHIGRLELENRLVMTATHLGYCQDGLIPRKMIDFYAERAKYRPGLIIVGGCYTEHLGMSTPHMIGISEDRHLDGLKELVTTIHGLGVPVAAQLYHAGRYAHSLVLGEQAVSASPVPCRLTHETPRALTGDEVRRTIANFGAAAARAKTAGFDAVEILGSAGYLINQFLAEATNKRTDEYGGDFKRRTRFALEVVSSVRKAVGRSYPVMYRMSGEDFVEGGLTLEDNKTLAPMLEGQGVDAIDVTGGWHETRVPQITMDVPRGHYAYLAEGIAESVSIPVVACNRINSLGVAERILSREKVRLIGMSRGLIADPEFPEKIRSGRVDEVRPCIGCNQGCLDRVFTLGPVTCAVNACAGYESSRALRTPGSGNIAVVGSGPAGLEVSRVLRLRGFDVSLFESKRSLGGLLRLAARVPGRGEFAAYLSHMEREIRRLGVQVHLGREVTYHTVSDYDFVVCATGTVPEAPPVEGAESPNVTTAYDVLAGPSVRVGKAVVLGGNAIGCYASLFLSTCADEVELVEKGRVIGEGLGRTTRWVILQAMRNRGVEVLSEAEVSQVTSEYVVVTKDEDFQVISCDVVVLSAGAVPHNRLFNQLDERGIPCALVGSANHSAGLLECVHSAYDFANRFNVP
- a CDS encoding NAD-dependent epimerase/dehydratase family protein produces the protein MRVLLTGATGFIGRRLASRLVDEGHEVKALVRKTSDRSGLPQSVELREGDLLDVEQLEAATKGVDAVMHLAAYFDFYPSDVPLLYRVNVDGTRNLMNACVGTDVERFIYCSTTEVIGPVRSPPGNEESELRPAFDYSKSKVMAEALVREITSDTGLAHVILRPTGVMGEGDLYTAYELIKALNDGEVPILPGDGEKHIMYTHVDDIVDGFAKALTSEGALNTTMILCPDAPMKYKELVEFVCETLGVKAPKRSVPTSLAKIGIGLMSPIKNRHRTTFLWHMQTVQSMDEDRWYSNERAKRVLGWSPKLTMQEGIKRSIEWYYANGHLVRRK
- a CDS encoding tetratricopeptide repeat protein, with amino-acid sequence MGTDRQITGDATTRDTGGMDVESCLKRGMELKDTKPDEALEAFIAAVEKDPMNRQALTEICILLLKMRREVDAEKWGKRLLALDPSVKKTWPRLRSELREGHVRWDAPAEQVSSASRSTTTARTVETTWLKAVETTRAKPADAGPADTGSGKTVPERTDRPSQAPSPSRQASSKQPTSVEQPRESTWCQPLAETKTPRMPDDQSPRSAPGTGTIMTPVLKSERTEQSEKLDKLVTLGDVSMKRGMFRDAEVSYRQALALDESNVQARVGLALALVEMKKFKEAKQFLEGLANEGFVTKEVLYGRGMCAYADHEFSDAATILSRYTQFDKGKFQAWVALGRSYYEIGQNREAGRALLQALTMNPDSPEALLYFGLALVKEGHMERAASVLIKMVELEDRDAARLEKAADALTLTGNHGAAGKAKAKALELARRAAPLR